From Candidatus Zixiibacteriota bacterium, the proteins below share one genomic window:
- a CDS encoding T9SS type A sorting domain-containing protein, with protein MRFLILLILPILILGISGVAEADAQIDPERIIFHVRGPDSLSWIGVSMWSLGDINGDGYDDIALRRNSPFGVFIFYGGNPADTIPDAFYDSCSSFQCSVDFTGDGINDGVSYIQGNLNTNGLYFYRGYADSLATAPFDSLVPDTFVNDTRSGNAYKIGLIDDDNYPDVVIYEDMVIGRFLRFYSGYLLIDREHDWSYELPSSHRLIFIEIIDFNGDGHKDICYSMFGYVWGHVGFIGVFLGPEFGTEPDFIIQAPEEYNYDMDAEYFPMRLKNIGDFNGDSWEDIGISLSMYNSDILIYFCGPSVDTLLDLKMEYGANSLASAGDINNDGFNDLICNGRRSNNTLAYIYLGGPSADSIPDEAVYHQDLPPEFSSGYCNTVSAAGDFNGDGIDDFMFNYVDSDDRTGAVFVIAGSEDIMNNVDENGIGILPNTLSLKQNFPNPFNPATIIEFFIPKRSHVELRIYNMLGETVAIPISMTLTAGIHQIIWDGTDSNGNRLPSGIYFYSVKSDNHSETKKMILLK; from the coding sequence ATGCGCTTTTTAATCTTGTTAATTTTGCCAATTTTGATTCTGGGGATTTCCGGCGTCGCCGAAGCCGACGCCCAAATCGATCCCGAGCGGATTATATTTCACGTCCGCGGGCCCGATTCATTGTCCTGGATTGGTGTTTCTATGTGGTCTTTGGGCGATATAAATGGCGATGGTTATGATGATATTGCACTTAGGAGAAATAGTCCCTTTGGAGTCTTTATCTTCTACGGTGGAAATCCGGCAGACACAATTCCCGATGCCTTTTATGATTCATGTTCTAGTTTTCAATGTTCAGTAGATTTTACCGGGGACGGTATAAATGATGGTGTATCATACATACAGGGAAATTTGAATACAAATGGATTGTATTTCTATCGAGGATATGCCGATTCTCTGGCAACCGCTCCGTTTGATTCGTTAGTTCCCGATACGTTTGTTAATGACACCAGGTCAGGCAATGCTTATAAGATAGGTTTAATTGACGATGATAACTACCCAGATGTTGTGATTTATGAAGATATGGTAATTGGAAGGTTTTTGCGATTTTATTCGGGCTATCTTCTTATTGACCGAGAGCATGACTGGTCTTATGAGCTTCCTTCCTCGCACAGACTCATTTTTATTGAGATAATTGATTTTAACGGTGATGGCCACAAAGATATTTGTTATTCAATGTTTGGATATGTTTGGGGTCATGTTGGTTTTATAGGCGTTTTTCTTGGGCCTGAGTTTGGAACCGAGCCTGACTTTATCATACAAGCGCCGGAAGAGTATAATTATGACATGGATGCAGAATATTTTCCCATGAGATTAAAAAATATTGGCGACTTCAATGGTGATAGCTGGGAAGATATTGGTATTAGTTTAAGTATGTATAACTCAGATATATTAATATACTTTTGCGGTCCAAGTGTTGATACTTTACTTGATTTGAAAATGGAGTATGGGGCCAATTCATTAGCCAGTGCAGGCGATATTAATAATGATGGCTTTAATGATTTAATATGCAATGGCAGAAGGTCAAACAATACATTGGCATATATCTACCTCGGCGGCCCTTCAGCGGATTCCATACCTGATGAAGCTGTCTATCATCAGGATTTACCGCCAGAATTTTCGTCAGGCTATTGTAACACCGTTTCTGCAGCCGGTGATTTTAATGGCGATGGCATTGATGATTTCATGTTTAATTATGTCGATAGTGATGATCGAACCGGGGCCGTATTCGTGATAGCCGGTTCAGAAGATATCATGAATAATGTTGACGAAAACGGGATTGGAATATTGCCTAATACTTTATCCCTGAAACAGAACTTCCCAAATCCGTTTAATCCCGCGACAATTATTGAATTTTTTATTCCCAAAAGAAGTCATGTTGAATTGAGAATATATAATATGCTGGGCGAAACCGTCGCCATCCCGATAAGTATGACTCTAACCGCCGGTATTCATCAGATTATTTGGGATGGGACCGATTCGAACGGCAACCGGTTACCGTCCGGGATATATTTCTACAGCGTCAAATCCGACAATCATTCCGAAACAAAAAAGATGATTTTGTTGAAATAG
- the motA gene encoding flagellar motor stator protein MotA, with translation MLVIVGFLVVIVSVVAGYVLEGGHIMALYQPLELLIIGGAALGSLIVMSPIPVLKDMIKQVMGTLGSSYNRKDLTEQMVMLYEIFNIARREGLVGLESHIEKPYESEVIRNYPNFLKNHHAVDFMADTMRLIITGSVQPHELESLLDTDLEIHHEEINRAPSILGTVADSLPGLGIVAAVLGVVITMAAIGGPAEEIGHKVGAALVGTFLGVLLCYGFVGPLSKNMQNRNDADGMYMICLKQCLLAFCKGFPPSIAVEYGRRSIPSEVRPGFIDLEEACKETRK, from the coding sequence ATGCTGGTTATTGTCGGATTTTTGGTTGTTATCGTGAGTGTTGTAGCGGGATATGTGCTTGAAGGCGGCCATATCATGGCCCTCTATCAGCCCCTGGAGTTACTGATTATCGGCGGAGCCGCACTTGGTTCGCTGATTGTCATGTCACCCATACCGGTACTTAAGGACATGATAAAGCAGGTCATGGGTACGCTCGGTTCGAGTTATAATAGGAAAGACCTTACCGAGCAGATGGTGATGTTATACGAGATATTCAACATTGCCCGGCGCGAAGGATTGGTCGGTTTGGAATCGCATATTGAAAAGCCTTATGAATCCGAAGTAATCCGCAACTATCCCAATTTTCTCAAGAATCATCATGCCGTGGATTTTATGGCTGACACAATGCGCCTGATTATTACCGGTTCGGTGCAGCCCCATGAGCTCGAATCTCTTCTGGATACTGATCTTGAAATTCATCATGAAGAAATCAACAGGGCCCCTTCGATTCTGGGCACCGTGGCCGACTCCCTTCCCGGTTTGGGAATTGTCGCGGCCGTTTTGGGCGTCGTCATTACCATGGCGGCTATCGGCGGACCGGCCGAGGAAATCGGTCATAAGGTCGGCGCGGCTCTGGTTGGAACCTTTTTGGGCGTACTCTTGTGCTATGGTTTTGTCGGGCCGCTGTCGAAAAACATGCAAAATCGCAACGATGCCGACGGCATGTACATGATTTGCCTCAAACAATGCCTGCTGGCGTTCTGCAAAGGATTCCCGCCTTCAATCGCCGTTGAATACGGACGGAGGTCGATCCCCAGCGAAGTTCGTCCGGGATTTATCGATCTTGAAGAGGCCTGTAAGGAAACCCGCAAATAA